TTCTCGATGACTTGGATAAGCAGATAGACCAAGCATACGTCAAGAGAATTAGAGTACCAAAGAAGCGCAAGAAACAACCGTCGGCAGCCTCTACCGCGGTCAATACCGAGAACGCTTCACAAGCAGCGCAGCAAAAGGCTGCCAACTCTAGCTTAAAAGCCTTACTGGATAAGAGACAACGGTGGATCAGCAAAATTGGTCCACTTTTCGACAAACCGGAAATCATGAAGCGGATCCCAAAAGAAAGTGTCTTCAGAGACCTGGatcaagaggaagaagaagaagagacagaTCTGTTCAGTCAGAACGGCAACAGCAAGGACGACGAGCTAGCAGAAGCCTGATTGAGCCTGCAGATAGACTTAATTCACTATTTAATGAACCTTTTCATAATGTTAACTATGGTACAGTCACGAAAAACGACCTATTGATACAAATGACATCTGTTCAAGTAACTAACGACATAGTCTTCAAACTTAAGTTTCAACCACATCGACTTGCCATCCAGTAGGCTCATTGATCGGAGTAAGAGTTTAAGTGAAGGGGTCCATTGTGCAAAGCAGTTGGAAATCTAATTATTAAAGATGTCGAGAGCTAAGAGAATTATGAAGGAGATGCAAGCTGTTAAGGATGATCCCGCGGCTAAAATTAATCTAGAATTTGTCACTGAATCAGATATTCATCATTTAAAAGGTTCCTTTTTAGGTCCACCAGGGACTCCTTACGATGGAGGTTTATTCATAGTGGATATAGAAGTTCCGATGGAATACCCCTTCAAGCCGccgaagatgaaattcGATACTAAAGTTTACCACCCAAATGTTTCATCTGTTACTGGAGCCATCTGtcttgatatcttgaagaacgCCTGGTCTCCCGTTATAACATTGAAATCGGCATTAATATCGCTACAAGCTCTCTTACAATCCCCAGAACCCAACGATCCACAGGATGCTGAAGTGGCACAACACTACCTACGGGATAAGGATTCTTTCAATAAGACAGCTGCTCTATGGACTAAATTATACGCTTCGGCAAATGGTAAAGACTCCGAGAAGGACGTAGATGAGGCAAAATTGTATGGGATCGATCCCGCATTGGTAGAACATTTTGAAGCCCTGGGATTCGCTAAGccaaaaattgttgaagTCTTGAGACGGTTGGGGATTAAGACCCTTGACTCTACGGACGATGCAACAGACGACAAGATTACAGATGAACTATTGAGATCTTCATGAGACCCGAGTTCATTTCAGAGGTTCGTTTAATTAAAAAGTAGCATATTTATACTTACAATCATGCCTGTAAACCTTTTTCGATGTAACCCACACCTGGGACTGTCTTCATATTACCCAAAGCCGCTATGGCGAGTGGCTTACCCTTTAGTCTATAGTTTGCCCAAATAATGATATCTTCCTTTGTAATCTTgtcaactttttcaaagacttctTCTGGTGATAAACGCTTACCTGTGGTGACTATCTGTCTACCCATATCTTCGATAATCGCGGTAGAGCCATCCAATGAAAGAAGCAACGCTGctttcaattgagctttaGCCCTCCCAACTTCAGCATCGGATATATTACCAGACATGATTCGGCGCCATTCTTTTATAACCGCAtcgatcatcttcttggcatcGTGTTCGGCAGAGTCAGTGACTATATACATACCCCATAATCCCGAGTCTGCGTAGGAAGTGGAAAAGGACATGTACGAGTTGGCCAACGTACCGTTGTTCGAAGCTTCTACAGCCAAGGGTGAAGGGGAGTTTGTACCTGCCCCAAGAGCCCTGTCCCAGTTACCAACGATCGCCTGAGCAGCCAAAGCTACGAAATAATCGGATGCAGACCATGATACACCTTCCAGAGCAATGGCAATGTGAGTAGTGGGCAAGGAGTCTTCCTGCAAGAGCCTTTCACCGCGTGTGAAAACGGGTAGAGGGCCCCTAGGTGAACCCAAAGGTACGGGGAACTCAGATTTTGGAATGTGTCCAAAAAATCTTTCTGCTTGTTTCACCAGATCATCATGGTCCACTGCTCCTGCACCGGCCAGAACCATTCTGTCACCTTTATAATTTTTTGTAATATAATCTTTGAGATCCTTTCTCGTAATGGACTTAATATTTTTGACGGGCCCCAGAATCGTTCTCCCTAGCGACTGATCCTTATAAGCAATCTCATgcaaatgatcaaaaacaacttcatcataCATCTTATCCACTTCTTCACTCTCCCTAATAATAACATCTCTCTCACGCTCAATAGCCCTTGGATCCAACACAGATCTGGTCAAAATATCACTCAAGATATCCACAGCCCTAGGGATATCATCCCTCAAACTCTTGGCATAGTATACAGTATTTTCTCTCGAAGTATAAGCATTCAAATGTGATCCtatattttcaatctcCAATTCAATACCACTCTGCGTGCGGTCCTTCGTTCCTTTAAAAGCCAAGTGTTCCAGAAAATGTGCTGTACCATTATTCTTTTCGTTTTCTGCTCTTGAACCTGCATCCACAAAGATTCCAACGGTTGCAGTACTCATCTCTGGAATTCGTTCTGTAGCCACAGTTAGCCCATTATTCAACACCGAAGTCCTTGTTAAAGGCACGCTCTTCGCAGCTGTACTCAATAACCGTCTAGAAGCTTTCCtcaacattttcaacaCTCAATATCGCCCCAAAAGGTTCCAAACTACCAGTATTACTACTTATTCATCGATTTTATATGGTATATTTCATTAATATTATTacaaatggttgaaatcTCGAAGATCACGTGACTATTTAAAGAATCCTAGCTCGGCTCCGAAATTTCCCTGCAAAGTTGGGAACGTCAAATTTAAATCCCtttatatatataagaAGCTGTTCAAGCCATATCCACTATCACTTCCACATCATCAGGATAGTTCCGTAAAATGCTTCAGAGATCGTTTGTGAAGGAAGGCTTGGCTAGGAGGGCGTTGCAATGCACAGCTAGAAGGAATTTGACGATACCTTTCCTATCGACTTTACCCCAGAAAGCCGGAGGTGTGGTTGGGACTCCGAATGATGCGTATCATCCTCCTGCTGTTGACAAGATGCATGGATCTTACCATTGGGATTTTGAAAGGGCTTTGGCAGTAGCTATGGTTCCATTGGTGACTATTCCACTTGCAGCAGGTGGTTCCATCTCCACGGTTGCGGACTCTCTACTGGCATCTGTGCTTTTGGGACATGTTTACATTGGGTTCCAGTCCTGTATTATTGATTATATCCCAGCTCGTGTGTATGGGAAAAATCACAACTATGCCATGTACTTATTGACATTGGGTTCCGTGTTCTCAGCATTGGGTATCTATAAGCTCGAGACAGAAGAGAATGGGATTATCGGAGTTCTATCGCGTCTATGGACCGCTGATAGGGAGTCTCAAGAGTCTAAGAAGGACTAAGGGAGATGTTATTTATTCTTATTTATTTGTAGGCAACGAAGAAACGTGAATTGCATATGGTTTTATTCACCTATAATATCGGTTTGCAGCTTGTCTTTCCATCGATGTAGGTCCTGAAGCAGGGATTGTTTAGTGGTAGGGAGGGTTTGGACCAGTTGGAGAGGTCGCTCATTACAATAGACCTCCCGACAATCGTATAATCGACCGATAGTGGCTACTTGTCGTACGGAGTCTAGTTTAACCTCGAAAAAGTGTCGTAGCTCGATTAGAAGCTCTTCTAGTGTGCTAATGTCTGAGATCTGGCATTCGTGTTGGATCTCAGTGTATGTTAGCTCCCGGCGTAGTTCACTGAGAGAAACGATCGAGAGTTTCTGCAGTTTCTTTTGCATTAGACTTGTCAAGGTCATATCATCGGGTTTGTCTTTTAACGTTCCAAAGGCAAACAATTCCAATACATTGCGtctcaattgatcttcttcagccaGCCACAACTCTTTGTAGTGTAGTTTAGTTGGATCTTCCAGTGCTTGAATGAGTTG
Above is a window of Torulaspora delbrueckii CBS 1146 chromosome 6, complete genome DNA encoding:
- the TDEL0F05010 gene encoding CybS family protein (similar to Saccharomyces cerevisiae SDH4 (YDR178W) and YLR164W; ancestral locus Anc_8.377); this translates as MLQRSFVKEGLARRALQCTARRNLTIPFLSTLPQKAGGVVGTPNDAYHPPAVDKMHGSYHWDFERALAVAMVPLVTIPLAAGGSISTVADSLLASVLLGHVYIGFQSCIIDYIPARVYGKNHNYAMYLLTLGSVFSALGIYKLETEENGIIGVLSRLWTADRESQESKKD
- the UBC1 gene encoding E2 ubiquitin-conjugating protein UBC1 (similar to Saccharomyces cerevisiae UBC1 (YDR177W); ancestral locus Anc_8.375), whose translation is MSRAKRIMKEMQAVKDDPAAKINLEFVTESDIHHLKGSFLGPPGTPYDGGLFIVDIEVPMEYPFKPPKMKFDTKVYHPNVSSVTGAICLDILKNAWSPVITLKSALISLQALLQSPEPNDPQDAEVAQHYLRDKDSFNKTAALWTKLYASANGKDSEKDVDEAKLYGIDPALVEHFEALGFAKPKIVEVLRRLGIKTLDSTDDATDDKITDELLRSS
- the MAS1 gene encoding mitochondrial processing peptidase (similar to Saccharomyces cerevisiae MAS1 (YLR163C); ancestral locus Anc_8.376); the encoded protein is MLRKASRRLLSTAAKSVPLTRTSVLNNGLTVATERIPEMSTATVGIFVDAGSRAENEKNNGTAHFLEHLAFKGTKDRTQSGIELEIENIGSHLNAYTSRENTVYYAKSLRDDIPRAVDILSDILTRSVLDPRAIERERDVIIRESEEVDKMYDEVVFDHLHEIAYKDQSLGRTILGPVKNIKSITRKDLKDYITKNYKGDRMVLAGAGAVDHDDLVKQAERFFGHIPKSEFPVPLGSPRGPLPVFTRGERLLQEDSLPTTHIAIALEGVSWSASDYFVALAAQAIVGNWDRALGAGTNSPSPLAVEASNNGTLANSYMSFSTSYADSGLWGMYIVTDSAEHDAKKMIDAVIKEWRRIMSGNISDAEVGRAKAQLKAALLLSLDGSTAIIEDMGRQIVTTGKRLSPEEVFEKVDKITKEDIIIWANYRLKGKPLAIAALGNMKTVPGVGYIEKGLQA
- the CSN9 gene encoding Csn9p (similar to Saccharomyces cerevisiae CSN9 (YDR179C); ancestral locus Anc_8.378), encoding MDEQLIQALEDPTKLHYKELWLAEEDQLRRNVLELFAFGTLKDKPDDMTLTSLMQKKLQKLSIVSLSELRRELTYTEIQHECQISDISTLEELLIELRHFFEVKLDSVRQVATIGRLYDCREVYCNERPLQLVQTLPTTKQSLLQDLHRWKDKLQTDIIGE